From Cecembia calidifontis, one genomic window encodes:
- a CDS encoding alpha-amylase family glycosyl hydrolase: MKKIILLFSLFLLFYSSAVAQITTIPGFPRADSNVKIIYDATQGTSGLQGVNQVYIHIGAITTGPTSTSWSIVPTQWGVDDPRARMKKVEGEENIWEFELVPNEFFNPTSGQTIYRLGVVFRNVDGTREGKTDTNQDFFINLSQGFEVFFQRPSTNSTLLEVGESQEIRIISSEPANLSLFVNGAEVATETNKEELVYTFLALEEGDFELQASARSGQDERTALINISVVGPSPQEALPSGVRKGINYISDTEVILVLEAPKKKNAFVLGDFNDWEIRTEFQMKQTPDKELFWYHLKDLSPGEEYIFQYLVDGNLRIGDPYADKVSDPFHDDEIIQQNRYPGLKPYPKGKTEFQATFLQTAQQPYEWKYLNYKKPAPEELVVYELLVRDFDDRRTFKAVTERLDYLKDLGINAIELMPVKEFEGNISWGYNPSFFFAVDKFYGPKNHLKELIDEAHKRDMVVILDMVLNHAFGQSPYVRLYNDGDFGAPTEDNPWLNRVAKHPFNVGYDFNHESPYTKALVDSVNNYWLTEYKVDGFRFDLSKGFTQVNSGDNVSLWSQRDESRIAIWKNIYDQIKKNHPDAYVILEHFADNSEERELADYGMMFWGNLNFDFREMAKGGSRNFDWGFYQTRGWSKNNLVSYMESHDEERTMWESLTWGQTSPLNIRTLKNAVNRNQLMAAFFFAIPGPKMLWQFEEFGYDLELNNDRLGIKPTRWNYLDNPDRLRLWRLYKAMIQLKNEHQAFNKPENAILNLAQNLKSIRLVDGDFQVLLYGNFGLTDINNADLSFPIPGKWYNYFTGEEIEVTGNSKTFRLRANEFFLFTNRKLEKPEGEILMEDLITSIRPEEIDPSAFKIYPVPAGNYIWVSLPSDYKGFNYRVMDVTGKVLTESIYTGQDNILQVDVKDFRAGLYIFEIFDNRQVIRKRFLKK; encoded by the coding sequence ATGAAAAAAATTATCCTCTTATTTTCTTTATTTTTACTGTTTTACTCTTCTGCAGTTGCCCAGATTACAACAATTCCTGGTTTTCCAAGGGCAGACAGCAATGTTAAAATTATTTATGATGCTACCCAAGGAACTTCCGGTTTGCAGGGGGTTAATCAGGTGTATATTCATATAGGTGCTATCACAACGGGGCCCACTTCCACTTCATGGTCGATTGTGCCTACCCAATGGGGCGTCGATGATCCTAGGGCACGGATGAAAAAGGTGGAAGGAGAGGAAAATATTTGGGAATTTGAATTGGTTCCCAATGAGTTTTTTAATCCAACATCCGGTCAGACAATTTATAGATTAGGTGTAGTTTTCCGAAATGTTGATGGAACCAGGGAAGGCAAAACCGATACTAACCAGGACTTTTTTATCAACCTGAGCCAGGGGTTTGAGGTATTTTTCCAAAGGCCAAGCACAAATTCTACGCTTTTGGAAGTGGGTGAATCCCAAGAAATCAGGATAATTTCATCTGAACCGGCCAATTTGAGTCTTTTTGTCAATGGGGCAGAAGTAGCAACTGAAACCAATAAGGAAGAACTTGTCTATACTTTTTTAGCCTTGGAAGAAGGGGATTTTGAACTCCAGGCATCTGCCAGGTCAGGACAAGATGAGCGTACAGCATTGATCAATATTTCTGTGGTGGGGCCTAGTCCTCAGGAAGCCCTTCCATCAGGGGTAAGGAAAGGAATCAATTATATTTCTGACACCGAGGTGATTTTGGTTTTGGAAGCCCCAAAGAAAAAAAATGCCTTTGTTTTAGGAGATTTCAACGATTGGGAAATCAGGACAGAATTCCAGATGAAACAGACCCCTGATAAGGAACTATTTTGGTATCACCTCAAAGACCTAAGCCCAGGGGAAGAATACATTTTTCAATATTTGGTGGATGGGAATTTAAGAATAGGGGATCCCTATGCAGACAAGGTTTCGGATCCATTCCATGACGATGAAATCATCCAACAAAATAGGTACCCGGGTCTTAAGCCATATCCCAAAGGAAAAACGGAGTTTCAGGCAACATTCCTTCAGACTGCTCAACAACCCTATGAATGGAAATACTTGAATTATAAAAAACCTGCACCTGAAGAACTCGTAGTCTATGAATTGCTGGTCAGGGATTTTGATGACAGGCGCACTTTCAAGGCAGTAACAGAAAGGTTAGATTATTTAAAAGACCTGGGGATCAATGCTATTGAATTAATGCCGGTGAAGGAATTTGAGGGGAATATCTCATGGGGATATAATCCATCGTTCTTTTTTGCAGTAGATAAATTCTATGGTCCCAAAAATCACCTCAAAGAATTGATAGATGAAGCCCATAAAAGGGATATGGTGGTCATTTTGGATATGGTGCTGAACCATGCTTTTGGCCAAAGTCCCTATGTCCGCTTGTACAATGATGGGGATTTTGGTGCACCCACAGAAGATAATCCTTGGCTCAATAGGGTTGCAAAACATCCGTTCAATGTGGGCTACGATTTTAACCATGAGAGTCCTTATACCAAAGCATTGGTAGATTCAGTAAACAATTATTGGTTAACAGAATATAAAGTAGATGGTTTCAGGTTTGACCTAAGCAAGGGATTCACTCAAGTCAATTCAGGGGATAATGTAAGTTTATGGAGTCAAAGGGATGAATCCAGGATTGCGATCTGGAAAAACATTTATGATCAAATTAAAAAGAATCATCCTGATGCTTATGTTATTTTAGAACATTTTGCAGACAATTCAGAAGAAAGGGAATTGGCTGATTATGGCATGATGTTTTGGGGCAACTTGAATTTTGATTTCAGGGAAATGGCAAAAGGAGGCTCAAGAAACTTTGACTGGGGCTTTTATCAGACAAGGGGCTGGTCAAAAAACAACCTGGTTTCTTACATGGAAAGCCATGATGAAGAACGCACCATGTGGGAATCACTGACATGGGGTCAAACATCTCCTTTGAATATCCGGACGCTTAAAAATGCGGTAAACAGAAATCAGTTGATGGCTGCATTTTTCTTTGCCATTCCCGGACCAAAAATGCTTTGGCAATTTGAAGAATTTGGATATGATCTAGAGCTGAACAATGACCGCTTGGGTATCAAACCCACGAGATGGAATTACCTTGACAATCCGGACAGGCTGAGGCTATGGAGGCTTTACAAAGCCATGATACAGCTTAAAAATGAGCATCAAGCATTTAATAAGCCTGAAAACGCCATCTTGAACCTTGCTCAAAATCTAAAATCAATTCGGTTGGTGGATGGGGATTTTCAGGTTCTTTTATATGGGAACTTTGGGCTGACTGACATCAATAATGCTGATTTGTCTTTCCCTATTCCCGGAAAGTGGTACAATTATTTCACAGGTGAAGAGATAGAGGTAACCGGCAATTCCAAAACCTTCAGATTAAGGGCAAATGAGTTTTTTTTATTTACTAACAGAAAACTTGAAAAACCGGAAGGAGAAATCTTAATGGAGGATCTTATTACCTCTATAAGGCCAGAGGAGATTGATCCTTCTGCATTTAAAATTTATCCGGTTCCTGCGGGCAATTATATTTGGGTCAGCTTGCCTTCTGATTACAAAGGGTTCAATTACCGGGTCATGGATGTGACCGGAAAGGTGTTGACAGAGAGTATTTACACAGGCCAGGACAATATTTTGCAAGTGGATGTAAAGGATTTTAGGGCAGGTCTTTATATCTTTGAAATCTTTGATAACCGACAGGTGATCAGAAAAAGATTCCTAAAAAAGTAA
- a CDS encoding methylglyoxal synthase has protein sequence MKIALIAHDGKKADMVHFLSGFREQLNHSDIELVATGTTGSHIEKAGFKVQRLLSGPLGGDAQIASMAAQKELDMVIFFRDPLDKHPHEPDVQMLMRICDVHNIPLATNPAAAGLMFQQLTSRLKS, from the coding sequence ATGAAAATAGCCTTGATCGCCCATGACGGTAAAAAGGCCGATATGGTCCACTTTTTGAGTGGATTTAGGGAACAGCTAAACCATTCTGATATAGAACTGGTTGCCACAGGTACCACAGGTTCCCACATAGAAAAAGCCGGCTTTAAAGTACAAAGACTGCTTTCTGGACCATTAGGCGGGGATGCACAGATTGCCTCCATGGCAGCTCAAAAAGAACTGGATATGGTTATATTTTTTAGGGATCCTTTGGACAAACATCCCCATGAACCCGATGTACAGATGTTGATGCGTATATGTGATGTTCACAACATCCCCCTTGCAACAAATCCAGCAGCAGCCGGTTTGATGTTTCAACAATTAACCTCAAGACTTAAATCTTAA
- a CDS encoding universal stress protein, with translation MYQIKKLIVCLDQTSLDETLVRFASFIAKANQTKKIYFTNVIRNLNIPKEVLSEFPNLIENMVEERKSQMKEVVEKTFGAAGDIEFSYIVKEGQLSKKILKLAHEKSVDMIIVGRKVNLPGTGVISQRLARRASCSLLIIPENAVPKIDRLLVPSDFSDYSKDAMEEAILIAEKYGKNTEIVCQNVFTVPSGYHFTGKSYEEFTSIMKMHAEINFKKFIRKIDTKNIQILPVYTQDEDDDPVEDILAKAKEINADAIIIGAKGRTAATALFIGSMAERLIQLNDEFPLLVTRPKGKNAGILDYILEI, from the coding sequence ATGTATCAAATCAAAAAATTAATTGTTTGTCTGGATCAAACCTCATTGGACGAAACCCTTGTAAGGTTTGCTTCTTTTATAGCCAAAGCAAATCAGACCAAAAAAATCTATTTTACCAATGTCATCCGTAACCTGAATATCCCCAAGGAGGTTTTAAGCGAATTCCCCAATCTTATTGAAAATATGGTGGAAGAAAGGAAGAGCCAAATGAAGGAAGTCGTTGAAAAAACCTTTGGAGCAGCTGGGGATATTGAGTTTTCTTACATAGTAAAGGAAGGTCAGTTATCTAAAAAAATCCTGAAGCTGGCCCATGAAAAGTCGGTAGACATGATCATAGTAGGTAGGAAAGTCAACCTACCAGGCACAGGGGTGATTTCACAACGTCTTGCTAGAAGGGCAAGCTGTTCATTATTGATCATTCCGGAAAATGCTGTACCCAAAATTGACAGGCTATTGGTTCCTTCAGATTTTTCCGATTATTCCAAAGATGCCATGGAAGAAGCTATCCTTATAGCTGAAAAATACGGGAAAAACACTGAAATCGTATGTCAAAATGTATTTACAGTGCCTTCAGGTTACCATTTTACCGGTAAGAGTTATGAGGAATTTACTTCCATCATGAAGATGCATGCAGAGATCAATTTCAAAAAATTTATAAGAAAGATTGACACTAAAAACATTCAAATTCTTCCTGTCTATACCCAGGACGAAGATGATGATCCAGTAGAAGATATCCTGGCCAAAGCCAAAGAAATCAATGCTGATGCCATTATTATCGGTGCTAAAGGAAGAACAGCTGCCACTGCCCTATTTATTGGAAGTATGGCTGAGCGTTTGATCCAACTGAATGATGAATTTCCACTGTTGGTTACCAGACCCAAAGGGAAGAATGCAGGAATTCTGGATTATATTCTAGAAATTTAA
- a CDS encoding lipopolysaccharide biosynthesis protein, with protein sequence MRIIAKQSILTTISSYLGVLIGYFNVLWLLPYALDPGQLGLFRTVQDLALILVPFAQLGLGNGITRFYPKVKDYQFSFFTMSLLLSLAGAVVVALLFLLFRDYLVLAFAANSPEVIDFFGVVILLMLFSVLNSILDAFCRSFLEIAVPTFFREVLLRILVSVIVLFYFLEWIQFGQLIWSLAWIYLLTLIGMMLYMMRMGIFQLSFNFKIFPEGFRKEFLQYSLITLLGTTGSLLIMKIDSLMVASMLGLDANAIYSIGFAIAIVIEMPRRAISQVVMPVVAEHFASNESEKIDRLYKQVAVHQLLICFLLFLGIWANINNLYHFIPNREVYEIGKWVVFWIGLAKIIDILFSINGEIIVYSRYYFFNITATLIMSVLVIGLNLWLIPIYGIEGAAIASFIAMGLYNLTKYFYVKIRLGLDPFTWDVLKTVVLGIVVFVVQHYLLKDMQSGILDLIVRSLLITSIYIGGVFGFKIAEKSQKELIEKIKRLRP encoded by the coding sequence ATGAGAATCATAGCCAAGCAAAGTATCCTCACTACCATTTCCTCCTATTTGGGTGTTTTGATTGGCTATTTCAATGTGCTTTGGTTGCTACCCTATGCCTTGGATCCAGGACAATTAGGTTTGTTCAGGACTGTTCAGGATCTAGCGCTTATTTTAGTACCCTTTGCGCAATTAGGATTGGGCAATGGGATCACCAGATTCTATCCCAAGGTCAAGGATTATCAGTTTTCCTTTTTTACCATGAGCTTATTGCTCAGCCTGGCCGGTGCAGTAGTAGTCGCCCTTCTTTTTCTTCTATTCAGAGATTATTTGGTCCTGGCTTTTGCTGCCAATTCCCCCGAAGTGATCGATTTTTTTGGAGTGGTAATATTGCTGATGCTTTTCTCTGTGCTGAATTCCATTTTAGATGCCTTTTGCAGATCCTTTCTGGAAATAGCCGTTCCCACGTTTTTTAGAGAAGTATTACTCAGGATCTTGGTTTCGGTAATTGTTTTATTTTACTTTTTGGAATGGATACAATTCGGGCAATTGATTTGGAGTCTTGCCTGGATTTATTTGCTTACACTCATCGGAATGATGCTCTATATGATGCGAATGGGGATATTTCAATTGAGTTTTAATTTTAAAATCTTTCCCGAAGGCTTTAGAAAGGAATTTTTACAATATAGTTTGATTACCCTCTTAGGAACAACCGGATCACTGCTCATCATGAAAATTGACAGCCTGATGGTAGCTTCCATGTTGGGATTGGACGCTAATGCCATTTACAGTATTGGTTTTGCCATTGCCATAGTGATTGAAATGCCCAGAAGAGCAATTTCTCAGGTAGTCATGCCCGTGGTAGCTGAACATTTCGCAAGCAATGAATCAGAAAAAATTGACCGTCTTTATAAGCAGGTTGCTGTGCACCAACTGTTGATTTGTTTTTTATTGTTTCTTGGTATTTGGGCAAATATCAACAATCTCTACCATTTCATTCCCAATAGGGAAGTATATGAAATCGGAAAATGGGTGGTATTTTGGATAGGACTGGCAAAAATCATTGACATTCTTTTTTCCATCAATGGTGAAATCATTGTTTATTCCAGATATTATTTTTTCAATATTACAGCCACATTGATCATGAGCGTTTTGGTCATCGGTTTAAATTTATGGCTTATTCCGATATATGGGATTGAAGGAGCTGCCATAGCTTCTTTTATAGCTATGGGCTTATACAATCTCACCAAGTATTTTTATGTTAAAATCAGACTGGGTTTAGACCCCTTTACCTGGGATGTTTTAAAAACAGTCGTTTTGGGAATAGTTGTTTTTGTTGTACAACATTACTTACTGAAAGATATGCAATCCGGGATTTTGGATCTGATAGTCCGCTCCTTATTGATTACATCAATTTATATAGGAGGTGTTTTTGGCTTTAAAATTGCCGAAAAAAGTCAGAAGGAACTGATTGAAAAAATAAAAAGGCTCAGGCCTTAG
- a CDS encoding alpha-amylase family glycosyl hydrolase codes for MKYHYASFIVLLSTLFACSGKKSGEAENYWPHAGITYEIFIQSFYDSDGDGIGDFNGVTKKLDHVKELGANAIWFMPIMPSPSYHKYDVTDYKAVHPDYGTMDDFKKLIREAHKKDIKIVIDLIINHTSSEHPWFLESKSSRDNPYRDYYVWAQKDTIADFINKKTITLDSDNIRQWHDPGFGEDYYYGFFYGGMPDLNFDNPKVREEIYEIGRFWLEEVGVDGFRLDAAKHIFPDDRPEDNHLFWKEFRQKMQAIKPDVYLVGEVYDKKEIVAPYLPGLPALFNFDFHYTLIEAYQKEDGMLLAKKQKEILDFYQNITKDFIDATFSSNHDQPRLLNSLDQNPRKMKQAINILMTMPGAPYLYYGEEIGMLGLKPDEHIREPFLWDIKANDKGRTTWIEPIHSIDEMVTPLAIQKSMSTSYFNHYKEIIKLRNTNRALALGNLELYEGDLAKPLMAYFRNHKDQELFVAHNLSDVEHSLEVPEEYQKVIYTFGSADLQNQKVKLPAYATIVIERQ; via the coding sequence ATGAAATATCATTACGCGTCTTTTATCGTCTTGTTAAGTACATTATTTGCATGTTCCGGGAAAAAATCAGGAGAGGCAGAAAACTACTGGCCGCATGCAGGGATAACTTATGAAATTTTTATTCAGTCTTTTTACGATTCTGATGGAGATGGGATAGGAGATTTCAATGGGGTAACCAAAAAGCTGGATCATGTTAAAGAACTGGGAGCCAATGCTATTTGGTTTATGCCGATAATGCCCTCTCCAAGTTACCATAAATATGATGTGACGGATTACAAAGCTGTCCATCCGGATTATGGAACAATGGATGATTTTAAAAAACTGATCAGGGAAGCCCATAAAAAGGACATCAAGATTGTAATTGACCTTATTATTAACCATACAAGCAGTGAACACCCTTGGTTTTTGGAGTCTAAAAGCAGCAGGGATAATCCTTACCGCGATTATTATGTATGGGCACAAAAAGACACCATTGCAGATTTTATCAACAAAAAGACGATCACTTTAGATAGTGACAACATCAGACAATGGCATGACCCTGGCTTTGGGGAGGATTATTATTATGGTTTTTTTTATGGAGGAATGCCGGATCTGAATTTTGATAACCCGAAGGTAAGGGAGGAAATTTATGAAATCGGAAGATTCTGGCTTGAGGAAGTAGGAGTGGATGGTTTTAGATTGGACGCTGCCAAGCACATTTTCCCAGATGACCGACCTGAAGATAACCATTTGTTTTGGAAGGAATTCAGACAAAAGATGCAGGCGATTAAACCGGATGTTTACTTGGTAGGAGAGGTGTATGACAAGAAAGAAATAGTGGCTCCTTATCTGCCAGGACTACCGGCCTTGTTCAATTTTGATTTTCACTACACTTTGATTGAGGCATATCAGAAGGAGGATGGAATGTTGCTTGCCAAGAAACAAAAAGAAATCTTGGATTTTTATCAGAACATCACCAAGGATTTCATAGATGCGACATTTTCTTCCAATCATGACCAACCAAGATTACTTAATTCGCTGGATCAAAACCCAAGAAAGATGAAGCAGGCCATCAATATTTTGATGACGATGCCAGGAGCTCCATACCTGTATTATGGAGAAGAAATTGGAATGTTGGGATTGAAACCGGATGAGCACATCAGGGAACCTTTCCTTTGGGATATCAAAGCGAACGATAAAGGAAGAACTACATGGATTGAACCCATTCATTCCATAGATGAAATGGTGACACCTTTGGCCATTCAAAAGTCCATGAGTACGAGTTATTTCAACCATTACAAGGAAATAATAAAATTAAGGAATACCAATAGGGCCCTCGCTCTTGGAAATTTGGAGTTGTATGAGGGAGACTTAGCCAAGCCCTTGATGGCCTATTTCAGAAATCACAAAGATCAGGAGCTTTTTGTAGCGCATAACTTAAGTGATGTAGAGCATAGTCTGGAAGTTCCTGAAGAATACCAAAAAGTAATTTATACTTTTGGTTCAGCGGATTTACAAAACCAAAAGGTGAAATTGCCTGCTTATGCAACCATTGTAATAGAAAGGCAATAA
- the mscL gene encoding large-conductance mechanosensitive channel protein MscL, whose translation MGLLKEFKEFAVKGNVVDLAVAVIIGGAFGKIVSSFVNDIIMPPLGVLLGGVDFKDLALTIREAYTTDAGVDMPAVVLSYGNFIQNVVDFLIIAFVIFMAIKGMNSLKKKKEEAPAPPPAPPKSEVLLEEIRDLLKNK comes from the coding sequence ATGGGATTATTAAAAGAATTCAAAGAATTCGCTGTCAAGGGCAATGTTGTTGACCTTGCTGTCGCCGTGATCATTGGCGGCGCTTTTGGAAAAATCGTTTCCTCATTTGTAAACGATATCATTATGCCTCCACTAGGGGTATTATTGGGTGGCGTTGATTTTAAAGACCTTGCTTTGACTATCCGGGAAGCGTACACCACTGATGCTGGTGTTGATATGCCTGCTGTGGTACTCAGCTATGGTAATTTCATCCAAAATGTAGTGGATTTCCTTATTATTGCATTTGTGATTTTTATGGCAATAAAAGGGATGAATTCACTAAAAAAGAAGAAAGAAGAGGCTCCTGCACCCCCACCTGCACCTCCAAAATCGGAAGTGTTATTGGAGGAAATCCGTGATCTTCTTAAAAACAAATAA
- the pfkA gene encoding 6-phosphofructokinase: protein MEVTTIKRIAVLTSGGDAPGMNAAIRAVVRTGFYYNLEMFGIYRGYEGMIQNEIKKLESKHISHVLERGGTFLKSARSTEFRTPEGRKKAFENLQKHGIDALVVIGGDGSLTGAHLFYKEYGIPAIGIPGTIDNDLAGTDLTVGFDTACNTAIEAIDKIRDTATSHDRLFFVEVMGRDAGFIAINAGIGSAAAATLIPEKKMPIERLVERLKARTKAMKQSNIVIVAEGGKSGGAAEIAEKIKKQLPYYDIKVTILGHLQRGGAPSAMDRVLASKLGVAAVEGLLQGKYDVMAGVINNKVVYTPIAKAIVGSKEVDEDDFRVVRILST from the coding sequence ATGGAAGTAACGACAATAAAAAGAATTGCAGTATTGACTTCTGGCGGAGATGCTCCGGGAATGAATGCAGCTATTCGTGCTGTGGTAAGGACCGGCTTTTATTACAATCTGGAAATGTTTGGAATATACAGGGGCTATGAGGGGATGATCCAAAATGAAATCAAAAAACTGGAATCAAAACATATCAGTCATGTCCTTGAAAGAGGAGGAACTTTTCTCAAATCTGCACGAAGTACTGAATTCCGTACTCCGGAAGGAAGGAAAAAAGCATTTGAAAACCTCCAAAAACATGGAATTGATGCGTTGGTTGTAATAGGTGGAGACGGTTCCCTTACCGGAGCCCATTTGTTTTATAAGGAATATGGAATTCCTGCAATCGGTATCCCTGGTACTATTGACAATGATCTTGCAGGAACTGATCTTACCGTAGGTTTTGATACTGCATGCAATACGGCAATTGAAGCCATAGACAAAATCAGAGACACCGCTACCTCTCACGATAGGCTTTTTTTCGTTGAAGTTATGGGAAGGGATGCCGGGTTTATAGCAATCAATGCCGGCATAGGTAGTGCGGCAGCAGCTACTTTGATTCCAGAGAAAAAAATGCCTATTGAAAGACTGGTGGAAAGATTAAAAGCCCGAACCAAAGCCATGAAGCAATCCAATATCGTGATCGTAGCTGAGGGCGGAAAAAGTGGTGGAGCGGCTGAAATAGCAGAAAAAATCAAAAAACAACTCCCATATTATGACATAAAGGTCACCATCCTTGGACACTTGCAACGCGGAGGAGCTCCTTCTGCCATGGACCGTGTGTTGGCGAGTAAATTGGGCGTAGCTGCTGTAGAAGGTTTACTCCAGGGTAAATACGATGTGATGGCAGGTGTAATCAACAACAAAGTAGTCTACACACCTATTGCAAAAGCTATTGTAGGAAGTAAAGAAGTGGATGAGGATGATTTTAGGGTAGTGAGAATTCTTTCAACATAA
- a CDS encoding RNA polymerase sigma factor, whose amino-acid sequence MTPISELELLALIKNPETKEKGFRVLVEMFQKKVYGVIRKMVIIHEDADDLTQITFIKAFKNIHKFQGNSSLFTWLYRIATNESLNFLHQKKKRFFFQIEDHQEVMKQYLDSSPLVDGEMIEKKLHKAVLNLPEKQRLVFNLKYFEDLSYEEISKITDTSIGSLKASYHHAAKKIEQEIKSE is encoded by the coding sequence ATGACACCAATTAGCGAACTGGAACTTTTGGCACTGATCAAAAACCCTGAAACTAAAGAAAAGGGTTTCCGGGTTTTAGTGGAGATGTTTCAGAAAAAGGTTTATGGTGTAATCAGAAAAATGGTCATCATACACGAAGATGCAGATGATCTGACCCAGATCACTTTCATCAAAGCATTTAAAAACATCCATAAATTCCAGGGGAATTCTTCATTATTTACCTGGCTTTACAGAATTGCAACCAATGAAAGCCTGAATTTTTTACATCAAAAGAAAAAAAGATTTTTCTTCCAGATTGAAGACCATCAGGAGGTCATGAAACAATATCTTGACAGTTCACCTTTGGTTGATGGAGAAATGATCGAAAAAAAATTGCACAAAGCAGTTTTGAATCTTCCTGAAAAACAGCGGTTGGTGTTTAACCTAAAATATTTTGAAGACCTAAGTTATGAGGAAATAAGCAAAATTACAGATACAAGCATAGGTTCACTTAAGGCATCTTACCACCACGCCGCAAAAAAAATAGAACAAGAAATTAAGTCAGAATAA
- the fbaA gene encoding class II fructose-bisphosphate aldolase translates to MKFKPGVKFGEELKDLLDYAKESEFAMPAVNVINTSTVNAVLETAKKVNSPVIIQFSNGGAQFYAGKGMGNENQKGAIQGGISGALHVHRMAEAYGVPVILHTDHCAKKLLPWIDGLLEEGKAFYAAYKKPLYSSHMLDLSEEPVHENIEISVEYFKKMKALEMGIEIELGITGGEEDGVDNTDVDSSRLYTQPEEVAYAYEHLKQVGDLFTVAASFGNVHGVYKPGNVSLKPIILKNSQDYIAKKFGTGPKPVYFVFHGGSGSTQEEIREANSYGSIKMNIDTDQQWAFWEGVKNYYKANEAYLQSQLGNPEGPDSPNKKYYDPRVWLRKGEESFIKRLELAFDMLNAIGRN, encoded by the coding sequence ATGAAATTCAAACCAGGAGTTAAATTCGGAGAAGAACTCAAAGACCTATTGGATTATGCAAAAGAGAGCGAGTTTGCCATGCCCGCTGTCAATGTGATCAATACCAGTACCGTGAATGCGGTTTTGGAAACGGCTAAGAAAGTGAATTCTCCAGTCATTATACAGTTTTCCAATGGCGGAGCCCAATTCTATGCGGGAAAAGGCATGGGAAATGAAAATCAAAAAGGAGCCATTCAGGGCGGTATTTCAGGGGCATTGCATGTGCACAGAATGGCTGAGGCCTATGGGGTTCCGGTAATCTTACATACTGACCATTGTGCCAAAAAGCTTTTGCCTTGGATTGATGGCTTATTGGAAGAAGGAAAGGCATTTTACGCTGCCTACAAGAAGCCTTTGTACAGCTCCCACATGCTGGATCTATCCGAAGAACCTGTGCATGAGAACATAGAAATTTCTGTGGAGTATTTCAAGAAAATGAAAGCACTTGAAATGGGAATTGAAATTGAATTGGGTATTACAGGAGGTGAAGAAGACGGTGTTGACAATACGGATGTGGACAGTTCAAGATTGTATACCCAGCCAGAAGAAGTGGCCTATGCTTATGAGCATTTGAAGCAGGTTGGTGATTTGTTTACTGTTGCGGCTTCATTTGGTAATGTTCATGGGGTATACAAGCCAGGTAATGTCAGCCTAAAACCCATCATCCTTAAAAATTCACAGGATTACATTGCCAAGAAATTTGGAACTGGGCCTAAGCCGGTTTATTTCGTTTTCCATGGCGGCTCTGGTTCCACCCAAGAGGAAATCAGAGAAGCAAATAGCTATGGTTCTATCAAAATGAACATCGATACGGATCAGCAATGGGCATTCTGGGAAGGTGTTAAAAATTATTACAAAGCTAATGAAGCCTACCTGCAGAGCCAGTTAGGCAATCCAGAAGGTCCGGATAGTCCAAACAAAAAATATTATGATCCGAGAGTTTGGCTTCGAAAAGGGGAGGAAAGCTTTATCAAAAGGCTTGAACTCGCTTTCGATATGCTAAATGCCATAGGAAGAAACTGA
- a CDS encoding Spy/CpxP family protein refolding chaperone — MKKLTILAFFLCLATISMAQRGNQQYDQEKLEAARVAFITNRLDLKPSQAEKFWPVFNQYQDERKSMMEELSMLNRQAGREIDDEKAKELIHKRFELQDKLLAREKRFMSDIMQVISPSQAVKLGGANRDFTRQVYRMQQGRERSEGNKN, encoded by the coding sequence ATGAAAAAACTTACAATCCTGGCCTTTTTCCTTTGTTTAGCGACAATAAGCATGGCACAAAGGGGCAATCAACAGTACGACCAAGAGAAGTTAGAAGCTGCACGTGTGGCTTTTATCACCAATAGATTGGACCTTAAACCATCACAGGCCGAAAAATTCTGGCCCGTATTCAATCAATATCAAGATGAAAGAAAATCCATGATGGAGGAACTTTCGATGCTCAACAGACAGGCAGGAAGGGAAATCGATGATGAAAAAGCAAAAGAGCTTATCCACAAGAGATTTGAACTCCAGGATAAACTCCTGGCAAGAGAAAAACGTTTTATGAGCGACATCATGCAGGTAATCAGCCCCTCCCAAGCGGTAAAATTAGGAGGTGCTAATCGTGATTTTACCAGGCAGGTTTATAGAATGCAACAGGGAAGGGAAAGAAGCGAAGGCAATAAAAACTAA